The Salvia splendens isolate huo1 chromosome 20, SspV2, whole genome shotgun sequence nucleotide sequence TGTTTGATACGACGAAGAAATTGTACATTACTTTTAGCTTGTAATAAAAATTGGAAAGTGGAGTTAAGTTTACTATTTTTCATTTCTCACTAAGTTTGTtctctttttcttgttttgaaTTTTGTGGTCTCTACCCTTTAGTTCACGTCCACAATCCCACTCTTACTATATAACATGCTCATAAATTTCCAACCTCACAACTTATACATATATGCCACATGAACTCTCAACATAGTCTTTACACACAATATGAGTTCGCTATGCAACAAGCATCATAACCCATTATCGCGAATACTAACAGAAAAGGCATATGGTGGTGGACGACGTCTTTCTGTTACCGTTGTTGCATAGATCCTCTGGAGAGTAGTTGTTGCTTCTATCATGTTGATTCTTTCATGAGATGCAACGGCTAAACATTTCATTGCCAACTCAAAAATTGACAACACGCATTGCTCCTTTGCACAGAAATCCCGATCTTCGCTAGATAGCAAAGCGGGTGCAATAGGAACTGAGTTTTTTTGTAATGATTCACTTACCCACTCTTTCAACCTCATTTCCCCATCAAACATATCATCTGTTGGCTTCTTCCCTGTAAACATCTCGAGCAACATTATCCCGAAACTGTACACATCTCCATGTGTGGACACTTTCCCTTCCATTCCCAACTCTATCCTTGCAACATGCACGATAAGCATTCGATTAAAcattgctatttttaaaaagaaaaaaactataATATCATTGACGATGAAAAGTTTAGAATTATGCATCACCTGGTGCTGCATAGCCGATAGTCGccaatgtttgtgtttgaaCGACAACTTCTCCATCGTCAAAAAGTTTGCCAATACCAAAATCACCAAGATGAGCGACCATGTCTTGATCGAGCAAAACATTGCTTGGCTTTACATCACGATGGACAACGGGGCATTCATGGCCATGGTGAAGATATTCCAATGCTGCTGCAACATCTATTGCTATCTTCAGTCTCTGGATAAGATCTAGACAATGCATGCTGGAATATAACCATTTATCCAAGCTCCCATTCGGCATATATGTGAGAACCAAAGCTTTAAACTCTGGGCTACTGCAACATCCAATAACACGAACTATATTTCTGTGGCGAATCCTCCCAAGTATCTCCGTTTCAGTATAGAAGCTCCTTTCTGCTCCTTGTAGTTGCAAGTTAAAAACTTTTACTGCAACTTTCAACTCATCAGAAAGTGTTGCTTCAAATACCGAACCAAAACTTCCTTTTCCAAGAAGGTTGCTCTCACTAAAACCACCGGTTCCCCGCTCTAGTTCTATGTAAGAAACTCTTCCATATTCCGTCACCGGTAAAACAGCAGTGGGAAGTAGTGTTGATTTCCTcgatttaaatttatttataaacacAAGGATGACAATCACCATAGTCACAGCTAAAATCACAGAAGGCACTATAAATTTCATCAAGCTTTTTGATCTATGATGATTTTTTGTGCATGATGGAACTTTAAATCTTATTGGACCACAAAGGGCAAGGTTGTTGGAAAAAGATTGATCACTCAAGTTACCAAAACAACCCCTATCTGGAATTTCACCAACCAATTTGTTGTTGGACATATTGAAATACTCAAGAAAACGAAGGTCTTGTAATGACTTGGGTATAGATCCAGAAAGGTTATTGTAAGATAAATCCAATGCTTTCAAATTTCTAACATTTCCGAAGGATTGGGGAATAGATCCGTCCAACAAATTATTCGATAAGTAGAGAGATTCTAATGACTCGCAACCACCAATAGAGCTGGGGATATTAcctgaaaattgattataagaTAAGTCTAGAGAGGAGATTGACTTCAAATTTCCGAGTTGAGATGACAATTGACCAATCAAATGATTTGAGGACAAGTTCAATTTCACGAGGTCGGTAAGATTCCAGAAGCTGGGAGGGATGGTGGAATTCAACAGGTTGTAGCCTAAGTAGATGATTCTCAAGGATTTAACTTCACCTAAACACTTCGGTATTGAACCCGCAAGCAAGTTTTCATGAAGGTACAACTCCCCCAAATTATTCATTCGGCAAACGTCGTTAGGGATAGACCCTTCCAACTTATTCCTGTAAAGATACATTCTTTGGAGTTTCTTCATATTCCCAATAAATGGTGGAATGGGTCCACGCAGCTGATTACCTCCCAGTTCAATTAACAACACACTACTTAAATTTCCAATTTCAAAAGGAATGACACCCACAATGTGGCTGTTTTGTAGCCAAATATTTTGAAGAGAAGAGGAAAAGTTCCCGATAGAAGCAGGTAGGATACCATTCAGTGAATTGTCTGATACCGCCAAGTACTTCAAATTTCGACATTTAGTTAAAGAAGAGAGAAATGTCAACTCCTGAGTTAAAGATTCCTTTCCGCTCAAATGATTTTGTTCGAGCATTAGCATCTGAAGCTGTTTCGAATTACCAAGGTCTGGTATGGAGCCAATGAAGGAGTTGTATCCCATGTCAACCACTATAAGTTTAGAAGCATTGTTGATGGTGCTTGGAATTGGACCATTGAGTCTGTTAGAATACAAAATAAGTATTTCAAGATTGAGAAGTGAAATCCCC carries:
- the LOC121782617 gene encoding probable LRR receptor-like serine/threonine-protein kinase At3g47570 isoform X4 gives rise to the protein MINGRISLNITISGGIPAEIGKLTRLEVLNLANASLTGNIPSSIFNISTLTTLRLGYNSLSGNIPPNIWKCTHLEILALSYNNLSGNIPFEIGNMSMLRELYLGMNRIQAFISKLHLILAKISGRLSLNIIISGGIPAEIGKLTRLEVLKIGNASLIGNIPTSIFNISTLTTLILSYNSLSGTLPSTMGISLLNLEILILYSNRLNGPIPSTINNASKLIVVDMGYNSFIGSIPDLGNSKQLQMLMLEQNHLSGKESLTQELTFLSSLTKCRNLKYLAVSDNSLNGILPASIGNFSSSLQNIWLQNSHIVGVIPFEIGNLSSVLLIELGGNQLRGPIPPFIGNMKKLQRMYLYRNKLEGSIPNDVCRMNNLGELYLHENLLAGSIPKCLGEVKSLRIIYLGYNLLNSTIPPSFWNLTDLVKLNLSSNHLIGQLSSQLGNLKSISSLDLSYNQFSGNIPSSIGGCESLESLYLSNNLLDGSIPQSFGNVRNLKALDLSYNNLSGSIPKSLQDLRFLEYFNMSNNKLVGEIPDRGCFGNLSDQSFSNNLALCGPIRFKVPSCTKNHHRSKSLMKFIVPSVILAVTMVIVILVFINKFKSRKSTLLPTAVLPVTEYGRVSYIELERGTGGFSESNLLGKGSFGSVFEATLSDELKVAVKVFNLQLQGAERSFYTETEILGRIRHRNIVRVIGCCSSPEFKALVLTYMPNGSLDKWLYSSMHCLDLIQRLKIAIDVAAALEYLHHGHECPVVHRDVKPSNVLLDQDMVAHLGDFGIGKLFDDGEVVVQTQTLATIGYAAPELGMEGKVSTHGDVYSFGIMLLEMFTGKKPTDDMFDGEMRLKEWVSESLQKNSVPIAPALLSSEDRDFCAKEQCVLSIFELAMKCLAVASHERINMIEATTTLQRIYATTVTERRRPPPYAFSVSIRDNGL
- the LOC121782617 gene encoding probable LRR receptor-like serine/threonine-protein kinase At3g47570 isoform X1, which translates into the protein MIPQDIGNLSLLEVLIIPAASLTGNIPSSLFNISSLKYVYLYNNSLSGNIPSNMCDSLPNIEVLSLWTNQLSGEIPPNIWKCTHLQDLELSVNHFNGKIPSEIGSLSMLRDLWLGYNDFRVIPEEIGNLSQLETLSIPASSLTGNIPSSVLNISSLKFIDLSNNTLSGNIPTFHHLPKLEELYLFHNNFEGWLPSDVCSSNMSNIKTLELYGNQLQGPIPPNIWKCTHLEILALSYNNLSGNIPFEIGNMSMLRELYLGMNRIQGGIPAEIGKLTRLEVLKIGNASLIGNIPTSIFNISTLTTLILSYNSLSGTLPSTMGISLLNLEILILYSNRLNGPIPSTINNASKLIVVDMGYNSFIGSIPDLGNSKQLQMLMLEQNHLSGKESLTQELTFLSSLTKCRNLKYLAVSDNSLNGILPASIGNFSSSLQNIWLQNSHIVGVIPFEIGNLSSVLLIELGGNQLRGPIPPFIGNMKKLQRMYLYRNKLEGSIPNDVCRMNNLGELYLHENLLAGSIPKCLGEVKSLRIIYLGYNLLNSTIPPSFWNLTDLVKLNLSSNHLIGQLSSQLGNLKSISSLDLSYNQFSGNIPSSIGGCESLESLYLSNNLLDGSIPQSFGNVRNLKALDLSYNNLSGSIPKSLQDLRFLEYFNMSNNKLVGEIPDRGCFGNLSDQSFSNNLALCGPIRFKVPSCTKNHHRSKSLMKFIVPSVILAVTMVIVILVFINKFKSRKSTLLPTAVLPVTEYGRVSYIELERGTGGFSESNLLGKGSFGSVFEATLSDELKVAVKVFNLQLQGAERSFYTETEILGRIRHRNIVRVIGCCSSPEFKALVLTYMPNGSLDKWLYSSMHCLDLIQRLKIAIDVAAALEYLHHGHECPVVHRDVKPSNVLLDQDMVAHLGDFGIGKLFDDGEVVVQTQTLATIGYAAPELGMEGKVSTHGDVYSFGIMLLEMFTGKKPTDDMFDGEMRLKEWVSESLQKNSVPIAPALLSSEDRDFCAKEQCVLSIFELAMKCLAVASHERINMIEATTTLQRIYATTVTERRRPPPYAFSVSIRDNGL